In Spinacia oleracea cultivar Varoflay chromosome 5, BTI_SOV_V1, whole genome shotgun sequence, a single window of DNA contains:
- the LOC110783336 gene encoding protein NETWORKED 1D, with protein MAKSKDMYSWWWDSHISPKNSKWLQENLTDMDSKVKTMIKLIEVDEDSFARRAEMYYKKRPELMKLVEEFYRAYRALAERYDHATGVIRQAHTTMAEAFPNQVPFLMTDDGPVNGTNNDSGPRTPELQAPARASLDPVELQKGAMGLSSSNGNFTGEADTLAGRKGSKQLNGLGKARKGLNFQEAEEREIVKKIEKHIFENNANLSESERLGRSEVDIQALKEALVKLEDEKEAGVHQYQQTVERLSKLESEVSQAKEDSQGFIERASKAEAQVQCLKESLQKVEAEREACLLQYQQCLGRVSNLEKAETESEVLKAEKEGLLVKYMECLEKLANLENKLLLAEDYASRTSERADLAEKEVEYLRETITRLTEEKEVAVLKHEQCLEKIATLEREIVLIQEEAERLKAEVEDGVAKLKGSEEQCFLLDKSNDSLQLVVKSLEQKVDVQDQELCEKQKELGRLWTCVQEERMRFMETESAFEKLQNTHAKVQEELKSVAVDLHKNVQLLKDLEKQKQSFEDEVQKVKDENKSLNELNHSSFVSIRSMEEMIFELKEGKGNLEQELEVKIDQRNSLQQEILCLKEEFNSLTQKHQSDSESFASSVKEMKDENSELKDSLATVNEKLLVMEKLVEKNEFLENSMSSLKVELEVARKRVKELEQSFQFLLGEKSTLVAEKGFLISQLQITTENLEKLSEHNTFLENSLFDANAELEMLKVKSKHFEDSCKMLDDQNMALMTEKLALTSELETMHCKLEELGKTHAELEQRFTGMEEERESTLKMVQELQICLDTEKQEHGNSNQLNKTRMADLENQVHVLEEAGDHMREKFEEELDKAVNAQFDIFILKKCIQDQKDNNSSLLKYSDKLLEASKLSEKLISELEKESLDKQDEVQVLSGQVQGLRMGIFHLLDALESDAGCSVGGDYYGNEEDQRVVNLILEKLDHIKTSLYKSWDENQELVIQKSVFLSMIWQLKQDVAELNAVIHTLRLEAESRNGEVTVLQKDLQKLLESNEELILKVREGGEKEVVLLTEMEELREMLFNLQVAYEDLQKENCKVIEEKGTLMKAYENLEEEKHNLEDECSCMVGEVVVLENLSFIFKKVISEKSKKVQELSSNIEKLCNDNITLEEKVQIVERSLEDARCKNMNFELSLKKSENELKEVRTVNDEQLKECEELHELIENLDSQISKMQKKHEESEARIRILTSELQKGKDEVKLWETVAGTFFTELQSSSFREALIKEKFSELLKAYEILEEECNSKCVDVVQLKERVGSLEGENSEIKARLAADLSTIMSLKDSLLSLEKHANWHKKINTTDNEEKEGVENSQNLSEDQTAAFVNLHDIQAKVQDVEKLVIELKQQAEEENSGVRSELDSALRQIEALKISRRGSGRLSRPRKTSADVSPPEEELLMKDIMLDQVSDCSSYGKNRRVISGSDDQILELWETIDQQGSIDLTVGKPCRVISNLDSVKESRSGRPSTESSMLVEKELRVDDQQLISKKRFINNPEEEDDGNKRKTLERLASDVQKLTNLQITVQDLKTKMEMTDSSNKGKGVVECDGVKEQLLESETTILKLFEYSAKLMKNIEKSSSSSTASSFDGSVTADSSEGGGGNGSKRRRCLEQARRISEKIGRLQIEVQKLQFVMMKLDNSNKVGKSGTRVTERNTRVLLRDYLYGGSRTPRRRKKTHFCGCVQPHTRGD; from the exons ATGGCGAAAAGTAAAGACATGTATTCTTGGTGGTGGGATAGCCACATTAGCCCAAAGAACTCGAAATGGCTCCAGGAAAATCTAACAG ATATGGATAGCAAAGTGAAAACAATGATAAAGCTCATTGAAGTAGATGAAGACTCTTTTGCAAGGCGAGCTGAAATGTATTATAAGAAACGTCCCGAGCTAATGAAATTAGTTGAGGAGTTTTACCGTGCGTACCGTGCTTTAGCTGAAAGATATGATCATGCTACGGGGGTAATTCGCCAGGCACATACAACAATGGCAGAAGCATTTCCTAACCAAGTCCCGTTCCTTATGACTGATGACGGGCCTGTGAATGGAACTAATAATGATTCGGGCCCCCGTACACCCGAATTACAGGCTCCTGCACGGGCTTCACTTGATCCCGTTGAATTACAGAAGGGTGCAATGGGTCTATCTTCATCAAATGGGAATTTCACAGGTGAAGCTGATACTCTAGCTGGAAGAAAGGGATCGAAGCAACTGAACGGGTTAGGGAAAGCAAGAAAAGGCCTGAATTTTCAAGaagcggaggagagagaaatcgtGAAAAAGATTGAGAAGCATATTTTTGAGAATAATGCTAATTTGTCTGAATCTGAGAGATTAGGAAGATCTGAAGTTGACATTCAAGCTTTAAAAGAAGCCCTTGTTAAACTAGAAGATGAGAAAGAAGCTGGTGTTCATCAGTATCAGCAGACTGTTGAAAGATTGTCGAAACTTGAGTCTGAAGTTTCTCAAGCAAAGGAGGATTCTCAAGGATTCATTGAACGAGCAAGCAAAGCCGAAGCTCAAGTTCAATGTTTGAAGGAATCCCTGCAAAAAGTTGAAGCTGAAAGGGAAGCTTGTTTACTTCAGTATCAGCAATGTTTAGGTAGGGTATCCAACTTGGAGAAAGCAGAAACAGAATCTGAGGTATTGAAAGCAGAAAAAGAAGGTCTTCTTGTTAAGTATATGGAGTGTTTGGAGAAGTTAGCTAACTTGGAGAACAAGTTATTGTTAGCTGAGGACTATGCCAGTAGAACTAGTGAAAGAGCTGATTTAGCTGAAAAGGAAGTTGAATATTTAAGGGAGACAATAACCAGATTAACTGAAGAAAAGGAGGTTGCTGTTCTTAAACACGAGCAATGTTTGGAAAAGATAGCGACTTTAGAACGTGAAATTGTTCTCATTCAGGAAGAAGCTGAAAGGCTCAAAGCTGAGGTTGAAGATGGGGTTGCTAAGTTAAAGGGAAGTGAAGAACAGTGCTTCTTGCTGGATAAGTCAAATGATTCTTTGCAGTTGGTAGTGAAATCTTTAGAACAGAAAGTGGATGTTCAAGATCAGGAGTtatgtgagaagcagaaggaaTTAGGTAGACTTTGGACATGTGTGCAGGAAGAACGGATGCGTTTTATGGAGACCGAATCTGCTTTCGAGAAACTCCAGAATACGCATGCAAAAGTCCAGGAGGAGCTTAAGTCTGTTGCTGTTGACCTTCATAAGAATGTTCAACTTTTGAAGGATCTTGAAAAACAGAAGCAGAGTTTTGAAGATGAAGTTCAGAAGGTAAAAGATGAAAACAAGAGCCTCAATGAGCTTAACCATTCCTCATTTGTATCAATAAGAAGCATGGAAGAAATGATCTTTGAGTTGAAGGAGGGAAAAGGGAATCTGGAACAAGAACTCGAGGTTAAGATTGATCAGAGGAATTCTCTTCAGCAAGAAATTTTATGTTTGAAGGAGGAATTCAATAGTCTGACCCAGAAACACCAATCTGATTCAGAATCTTTTGCTTCATCTGTGAAAGAGATGAAGGATGAGAACTCAGAACTCAAAGATAGCTTAGCTACTGTGAACGAGAAGCTTCTGGTAATGGAAAAACTTGTTGAAAAGAACGAGTTTCTGGAGAATTCAATGTCGAGCTTGAAGGTGGAGTTAGAAGTTGCGAGAAAGAGGGTAAAGGAGTTGGAGCAATCTTTCCAGTTTCTTCTAGGTGAGAAGTCTACACTTGTTGCTGAGAAAGGTTTTCTGATATCTCAGTTGCAGATTACAACTGAGAATCTAGAGAAACTTTCTGAACACAACACTTTCTTGGAGAACTCTCTTTTCGATGCCAATGccgaacttgaaatgttgaaggTAAAATCTAAACACTTTGAAGATTCATGCAAGATGCTTGATGACCAAAATATGGCCCTTATGACGGAGAAACTAGCTTTAACGTCTGAGTTAGAAACAATGCACTGTAAGTTGGAAGAACTCGGGAAAACACATGCAGAATTAGAGCAGAGATTCACGGGtatggaggaagagagagaatccACACTCAAGATGGTGCAAGAACTTCAGATATGCTTAGATACTGAAAAGCAAGAACACGGTAACTCGAATCAGTTGAATAAGACCCGAATGGCTGATTTGGAAAACCAGGTTCATGTTCTTGAAGAGGCGGGTGATCATATGAGGGAGAAATTTGAAGAAGAATTAGATAAAGCTGTGAATGCTCAGTTTGATATCTTCATCTTAAAAAAGTGTATACAAGATCAGAAAGATAACAATTCTTCATTGCTGAAATACTCTGATAAACTTCTGGAAGCATCCAAATTGTCAGAGAAGCTTATTTCTGAACTGGAAAAGGAGAGTCTTGATAAACAGGATGAAGTTCAAGTGTTGTCTGGTCAAGTTCAAGGGTTGAGAATGGGGATTTTTCATTTGTTAGATGCACTTGAATCTGATGCAGGTTGTTCAGTAGGTGGTGACTACTACGGCAATGAGGAGGatcaaagagttgttaacctgaTACTTGAAAAACTCGATCATATAAAAACATCTCTGTATAAATCATGGGATGAAAATCAAGAACTCGTTATCCAGAAATCTGTTTTTCTTTCAATGATTTGGCAGCTTAAACAAGATGTAGCAGAATTGAATGCTGTTATCCACACACTCAGACTGGAAGCTGAGAGCAGGAATGGTGAAGTTACAGTACTCCAGAAAGATTTACAGAAGCTTCTAGAAAGTAATGAAGAGTTGATTCTGAAAGTTAGGGAAGGAGGTGAGAAAGAAGTTGTTCTTCTCACTGAAATGGAAGAACTCCGAGAAATGCTGTTTAATCTCCAGGTTGCTTATGAGGATTTACAGAAAGAGAATTGTAAGGTTATTGAGGAAAAGGGAACTTTGATGAAGGCGTATGAGAATTTGGAGGAGGAGAAACACAACCTAGAAGATGAGTGCTCTTGTATGGTTGGGGAGGTAGTTGTTCTGGAAAATCTGTCATTTATTTTCAAGAAAGTCATATCTGAGAAATCAAAGAAAGTTCAAGAGTTGAGTTCGAATATAGAAAAGCTTTGCAATGACAACATTACCCTTGAGGAGAAAGTGCAAATTGTAGAGAGGAGTTTGGAAGATGCGCGGTGTAAAAACATGAATTTTGAGCTTTCGTTGAAGAAGTCAGAGAATGAACTGAAAGAAGTGAGAACTGTAAATGATGAGCAACTTAAAGAATGTGAAGAGCTTCATGAACTTATCGAGAATCTAGATTCACAGATTTCCAAAATGCAGAAAAAACACGAAGAAAGTGAGGCTAGAATACGAATTCTGACCTCAGAGTTGCAGAAGGGAAAAGACGAGGTCAAGTTATGGGAGACTGTGGCAGGAACATTTTTCACCGAGCTGCAAAGCTCGAGTTTCCGTGAAGCATTGATTAAGGAAAAGTTTTCAGAGCTTTTGAAAGCGTATGAGATCCTCGAAGAAGAATGTAATTCCAAATGTGTGGATGTTGTTCAGTTGAAAGAAAGAGTTGGGAGTTTGGAAGGTGAAAATTCTGAAATAAAGGCTCGTTTGGCTGCAGATCTCTCTACCATTATGTCTCTGAAGGATTCTTTGTTATCTCTTGAGAAACATGCTAATTGGCACAAGAAGATTAATACAACTGACAATGAAGAGAAAGAG GGTGTTGAAAACAGTCAAAACTTGAGTGAAGATCAAACAGCTGCATTTGTAAACTTGCATGATATCCAGGCTAAAGTCCAAGATGTGGAAAAGCTAGTTATAGAGCTAAAACAGCAAGCAGAGGAGGAAAACTCCGGTGTCCGTTCCGAGCTAGACTCGGCATTACGACAAATCGAGGCACTAAAAATCTCACGCCGTGGAAGTGGAAGACTAAGTAGGCCTCGGAAAACAAGCGCTGACGTGTCACCTCCAGAGGAGGAGCTTCTGATGAAAGACATAATGCTTGATCAGGTATCAGATTGTTCATCATATGGCAAAAACAGAAGAGTTATATCAGGGTCAGATGATCAGATTCTCGAGTTATGGGAAACCATTGACCAACAAGGCAGCATTGACCTTACAGTGGGAAAACCATGCAGAGTAATTTCCAATCTTGACTCTGTAAAAGAGAGCAGAAGTGGTAGACCTTCAACAGAATCATCAATGTTGGTGGAAAAGGAATTGAGAGTTGATGATCAACAATTAATCTCAAAAAAGAGGTTTATCAATAATCCcgaggaagaagatgatggtAACAAGAGGAAGACCTTAGAAAGGCTTGCTTCTGATGTTCAGAAACTAACTAACTTGCAAATAACAGTTCAAGATCTGAAAACAAAGATGGAAATGACTGATTCCAGCAACAAAGGTAAAGGTGTTGTTGAATGTGATGGTGTGAAGGAACAACTCCTGGAAAGTGAGACTACAATCTTGAAGTTGTTTGAATACAGCGCGAAGTTAATGAAGAACATCGAGAAGTCGTCTTCTTCTTCAACAGCGTCGTCTTTTGACGGGTCGGTTACGGCGGATTCGTcagaaggtggtggtgggaaTGGTAGTAAGAGGAGGAGGTGTTTGGAACAAGCAAGGAGGATTTCAGAGAAGATTGGAAGGTTGCAGATTGAAGTGCAGAAATTACAGTTTGTGATGATGAAACTTGATAATAGTAACAAAGTAGGGAAAAGTGGGACCCGAGTAACCGAGAGGAATACACGTGTACTGTTACGGGATTATCTGTATGGTGGTTCACGGACTCCGCGCAGGCGGAAGAAGACTCACTTTTGTGGATGTGTGCAGCCTCACACTAGAGGTGACTGA